One Gammaproteobacteria bacterium genomic region harbors:
- the argG gene encoding Argininosuccinate synthase, which produces MSSVKKVVLAYSGGLDTSIILKWLQEEYGCEVVTFTADIGQGEELEPARAKAEGLGVKEIYIEDLREEFVRDFVFPMFRANTLYEGEYLLGTSIARPLIAKRLVEIAVASGADAISHGATGKGNDQVRFELGAYALQPDIRIIAPWREWTLTSREDMLAYAEHHNIPIERKRGGQSPYSMDANLLHISYEGGPLEDPWIEAEESLWRWTVAPEQAPNIPRYVEIDFRGGDAVAIDGEELSPAGILATLNTLGSAHGVGRLDLVENRYVGMKSRGCYETPGGTLLLKAHRALESLTLDREVAHLKDELMPRYASLIYNGYWWSPERRMLQTMIDASQEWVNGRVRLKLYKGSVAVVGRASADSLFDSKIATFEDDRGAYDQKDASGFIRLNALRMRIAARRRSGG; this is translated from the coding sequence ATGTCCTCAGTGAAAAAAGTTGTGCTCGCCTACTCGGGCGGACTAGACACCTCCATCATCCTCAAGTGGCTACAAGAGGAGTATGGCTGTGAGGTCGTTACCTTCACCGCCGATATTGGCCAGGGAGAGGAACTGGAACCAGCCCGGGCCAAGGCTGAGGGATTAGGGGTAAAGGAAATCTATATAGAAGATCTGCGCGAAGAATTCGTGCGCGATTTCGTCTTTCCGATGTTTCGGGCCAACACCCTTTACGAGGGCGAATACCTACTCGGCACATCTATTGCCCGGCCTCTTATTGCCAAGCGTCTGGTTGAGATCGCTGTTGCCAGCGGGGCCGATGCAATTTCCCATGGCGCTACGGGTAAGGGTAACGACCAGGTACGTTTCGAGCTAGGGGCCTATGCGCTGCAGCCTGATATTCGGATTATTGCCCCGTGGAGGGAGTGGACGCTAACCTCGCGGGAAGACATGCTGGCCTACGCCGAGCACCATAACATCCCTATCGAACGCAAGCGTGGTGGTCAGTCGCCCTATTCCATGGATGCCAACCTTCTGCATATTTCCTATGAAGGAGGTCCCTTGGAGGATCCATGGATCGAGGCCGAAGAATCCCTATGGCGTTGGACGGTTGCTCCAGAACAGGCTCCAAATATACCGCGCTACGTAGAGATTGATTTTCGTGGCGGAGATGCCGTTGCCATCGATGGCGAGGAATTGAGTCCCGCCGGGATCCTGGCTACCCTGAATACTCTAGGTTCTGCCCACGGGGTGGGGCGTTTGGACCTCGTGGAAAATCGTTATGTGGGCATGAAATCTCGTGGTTGCTACGAAACCCCTGGTGGAACCCTACTTCTCAAAGCCCATCGTGCGCTGGAATCCCTGACTTTGGATCGCGAAGTAGCCCACCTCAAGGATGAATTAATGCCGCGTTACGCTAGTTTGATCTACAACGGTTATTGGTGGTCTCCCGAGCGACGTATGCTGCAAACCATGATCGACGCCTCTCAGGAATGGGTAAATGGGCGTGTGCGTCTCAAACTTTATAAGGGCAGCGTCGCCGTAGTTGGTCGTGCCTCGGCGGATAGTCTATTCGATTCAAAG